Proteins co-encoded in one Plasmodium sp. gorilla clade G2 genome assembly, chromosome: 9 genomic window:
- a CDS encoding exoribonuclease II, whose translation MFFYKNVQRYCFYRRIYENIQIIRTLQIKEKANNNVAKRREGWWDNNVNKNDRNMCRSKNYLSGSTTRDDNMKDDNMRDDNMKDYNMKDYNMKDYNMKDDNLKDCSLKDDNLKDGSLKDDNLKDRNIKNDNMKDNNNNNSINNNIKDNDEKDFYKRIFSELKKLNDKGSNRYVPVDEKNTNTITNEDHLSNKNSIESEKINGSFSSIHDEGNNKEKIKNENICIVPQSIQSNDVYNISKQKKGQYKNNDKNEKYLKEKNKYLVRKDIYLKVKDEHINNKELLLKKEICYKKDMNKNNKLKMKNKTKEKDEEILIRKNDKDKISQLDIINKNKGTKNVDNKKNYLIVKNENNVKGGSGIGSSNNNTNYLLSNKYNNNKGLLNNGKNINNFEGEEKDDILNSPTYNYKNKDISNKIINSSQNIFLSNVEKNNIFVEYETYWDNEKIKEILELQKDTRILKNYLFKGVLYISPFDTNKCFVISKETDGLMKCKLYPVYGYISRNRALNDDVVYAYTERRTIKNENVSNMEINIAMEKEKDEERDKIDNVKNQYNEKEENNNEKIEENEKAKFCRVVQIVERKNVEVVGSLNYLNIKEKINNIFGKKSKYNKNKKKNENENENENCHIELEDNNMENNLVDDIFKCNNNDNINNNNNNILHSSNIFSHMNKKNNYVYAKVQPTDSRLPCFIYDSSNNITNILLNYIRKEKLNVYVIVKFKEWEKNQINPTGNITTILGNENNFFGIIYLFLYLYKIQYYIYKITDMNYLKSKIVISDKIINCFINRKNNMEQLLLLNGHNKENEYSMEEINKKIAYLKNVQKKNKMLERYMLKSFLMNRQIITDLDIFTIDPTKAKDLDDALSIEFIKDNKEHQELKYRYKIGIHISDVSFFVTPNSYYDNLASKLCNTVYMDFTVLHMLPSILSEEICSLNTRGEKLAFSIFFYVDNISNPYNITTMEYSGYENKPHFIEIKKTLIRSKYKLNYDMVEDYIDDIYINIKEKDKNINSIEEIILINGNLSLSYFISNFYDICKKYNISEKIGGDIFRLYLLSKMLKQKTKRKNIYQKYSLLFSLNNNKKYNLEKILPLSIEELSNKYITSISNINHISNKDNMYKSFNEFLIEEGYFNLLEPMNLENVDIEILEYKKKSHMLIEEMMIVTNFLVANIISINNMLGILRIHEDTSEDIKKNLLKIIDYQTYNKINTMINIKNNNINDILSVSEKVLNENQYLCLQYNLLKYYKEAIYIPTLEGQNNTTHFGLVLNKYIHFTSPIRRYIDIVIHRILQSLIDKDNIKYYNYDMLKNICDQCNYQKKKSDEAQVHMKNYFLNKYLIYLNGIYKKVIENRHMNGYSVDGNDENIINSRNNNNDEIIMKKNNSDENNIEINNIDIYNSDQNNIDINNIDQNNIQINNNYIHLKEENEKLCESSNKNIQGTDYTRLSTYKEILYMSKYMPIKKYFYLNNGIISFLTEAYIQEIIITKNIRENICLNIMKENYISINENYSNEIIPYTCFICNDYQYKNIEKNYTRNDNLNNDNSLFNSQIDNNENETNVEILFKKSINENNKLKNAIVFYVPILEIEKSISDNLLSLKFHFLIISYKEKIYIYNILKGVLYEICSNILLCRNEKNNNDIYDDEINSEHECKQNKQLYDIFEKIKHMQLDIKYKMENIENKKDFQNVYDDLYIRDVLIEKNKIEKDEENKSNILTNKKNTTINNISNEQNYINNKVENVESEYLKCLNDKRLEYKYYNNYEKLSRFQKNKIFIIPGSQMWTLRLI comes from the exons atgtttttttataaaaatgttcaaagatattgtttttatagaagaatatatgaaaatatacaaatcaTAAGGACATTacaaattaaagaaaaagcaaataataatgtagcGAAAAGAAGAGAGGGTTGGTGggataataatgtaaataaaaatgatagaaATATGTGTAGGTCAAAGAATTATTTGTCGGGATCTACTACTAGGGATGATAATATGAAGGATGATAATATGAGGGATGATAATATGAAGGATTATAATATGAAGGATTATAATATGAAGGATTATAATATGAAGGATGATAATTTGAAGGATTGTAGTTTAAAGGATGATAATTTGAAGGATGGTAGTTTAAAGGATGATAATTTGAAGgatagaaatataaaaaatgataatatgaaagataataataacaataatagtattaataataatattaaggaTAACGATGAAAAAGATTTCTATAAACGCATCTTTTCCgagttaaaaaaattaaatgataaaggTTCAAACAGATATGTCCCtgtagatgaaaaaaatacaaacacTATAACAAATGAAGATCATTTATCAAATAAGAATAGCATAGAAAGTGAAAAGATTAATGGTAGTTTTTCCTCTATACATGATGaaggaaataataaagaaaaaattaaaaatgagaACATCTGCATTGTTCCACAAAGTATTCAATCAAATGATGTGTATAATATATCGAAACAAAAAAAGggacaatataaaaataatgacaaaaatgaaaaatatttaaaagaaaaaaataaatatttagtaAGAAAGGATATATACTTAAAAGTTAAAGAtgaacatattaataataaagaattattactaaaaaaagaaatatgttataaaaaagatatgaataaaaataataaattaaaaatgaaaaacaaaacaaaggAAAAGGATGAGGAGATATTaattagaaaaaatgatAAGGATAAAATATCTCAAttggatataataaataaaaataagggGACAAAAAATgtggataataaaaaaaattatttgatagtaaaaaatgaaaataatgtgAAAGGTGGCAGTGGCATCGggagtagtaataataacacAAATTACTTATtaagtaataaatataataataataagggacttttaaataatggaaaaaatattaataattttgaaggagaagaaaaagatgatATTCTTAATTCACCaacttataattataaaaataaagatatatcaaataaaattataaattcatcacaaaatatttttttatcaaatgtcgaaaagaataatatatttgttgagTATGAAACGTACTgggataatgaaaaaataaaagaaatattagaaCTTCAAAAAGATACAAGGATattgaaaaattatttatttaaaggtGTACTATATATTTCACCCTTTGATACAAATAAATGCTTTGTTATTAGTAAAGAAACAGATGGATTAATGAAATGTAAACTTTATCCTGTGTATGGTTATATAAGTAGGAATAGAGCTTTAAATGATGACGTAGTATATGCATATACAGAAAGAAGAACTatcaaaaatgaaaatgtttCAAATATGGAAATTAATATAGCaatggaaaaagaaaaagatgaaGAGAGAGACAAAATAGACAATGTAAAAAATCAATAcaatgaaaaagaagaaaataataatgaaaaaattgaagaaaatgaaaaggcTAAATTTTGTAGAGTTGTTCAAATTGTTGAAAGGAAAAATGTTGAAGTGGTGGGttctttaaattatttaaatataaaggaaaaaataaataatatatttggaaagaaaagtaaatataataaaaataaaaaaaaaaatgaaaatgaaaatgaaaatgaaaattgcCATATAGAATtggaagataataatatggaaaataatcTAGTTgatgatatttttaaatgtaacaataatgataatataaataataataataataatatattacattcatCCAATATATTTTCccatatgaataaaaaaaataattatgtgtATGCTAAAGTACAACCAACAGATTCTAGATTACcttgttttatttatgactcttcaaataatattacaaatatactattaaattatataagaaaagaaaaattaaatgtatatgttattgtaaaatttaaagaatgggaaaaaaatcaaataaatcCTACAGGAAATATAACTACCATTTTAGGTAAtgagaataatttttttggtatcatatatttatttttatacttatataaaattcaatattatatttataaaataacagATATGAATTATTTGAAATCCAAAATTGTGATCAGTGATAAAATTATCAACTGCTTTATTAAtcgtaaaaataatatggaacagttattattattaaatggaCATAAcaaagaaaatgaatattccatggaagaaataaataaaaaaattgcttatttaaaaaatgtccaaaaaaagaataaaatgtTAGAAAGATATATGTTGAAAAGCTTTTTGATGAATAGACAAATAATTACAGATCTTGATATATTTACTATAGATCCAACAAAAGCTAAAGATTTGGATGATGCATTGTCTATAGAATTTATAAAGGATAATAAGGAACACcaagaattaaaatatagataCAAAATAGGAATACATATATCAGATGTATCCTTTTTTGTTACACCTAATTCGTATTATGATAATCTAGCTTCAAAATTATGCAACACTGTATATATGGATTTTAC gGTCCTTCATATGCTGCCATCCATTTTAAGCGAAGAAATATGCTCATTAAACACCAGAGGAGAAAAGCTAgcattttccatttttttctaCGTAGATAATATAAGTAACCCATATAATATCACGACAATGGAATATTCTGGTTATGAGAACAAACCACATTTtatagaaattaaaaaaacattGATAAgaagtaaatataaattaaattatgataTGGTTGAAGATTATattgatgatatatatataaatataaaggaaaaggataaaaatattaacagtATTGAagagataatattaattaatgggaatttatcattatcctattttatatcaaatttttatgatatatgtAAGAAGTATAATATATCTGAAAAAATTGGTGGTGATATATTcagattatatttattatcaaaaatGTTGAAACAGAAAACGAagaggaaaaatatatatcaaaaatattctttattattttctttaaacaataataaaaagtataaCTTAGAAAAAATACTTCCATTAAGTATAGAAGAATtaagtaataaatatataacatcaataagtaatattaatcatattagtaataaggataatatgtataaaagtTTTAATGAATTTTTAATAGAAGAAggttattttaatttattagaaCCTATGAATTTAGAGAACGTGgatatagaaatattagaATATAAGAAGAAGAGTCATATGTTAATTGAAGAAATGATGATAGTTACAAATTTTTTAGTAgcaaatattatatctattaataatatgttagGTATATTAAGAATACATGAAGATACATCTGaagacataaaaaaaaatttattaaaaattatagattatcaaacatataataaaattaatacaatgataaatatcaaaaataataatattaatgatatttTATCAGTTAGTGAAAAAGTATTGAACGAAAATCAGTACTTATGTTtacaatataatttattaaaatattataaagaagctatatatataccaaCATTAGAAGGACAAAACAATACAACACATTTTGGCCTTGTCCTcaacaaatatattcattttaccTCACCAATAAGAagatatatagatatagTAATTCATCGAATATTACAAAGTTTAATTGATAAGGATAATATTAagtattataattatgatatgttaaaaaatatatgtgacCAATGTAAttatcaaaagaaaaaatcagACGAGGCACAAGttcatatgaaaaattatttcttaaataaatatttaatatatctgaatggtatatataaaaaagtaataGAAAATCGTCATATGAATGGTTATAGTGTCGATggaaatgatgaaaatataattaattcgagaaataataataatgatgagataattatgaagaaaaataatagtgATGAGAATAATATTGagataaataatattgacatatataatagtgatcagaataatattgatataaataatattgatcAGAATAATATTcagataaataataattatatccaTTTGaaggaagaaaatgaaaaattatgtgaatcttcaaataaaaacatacaaGGAACAGATTACACAAGATTATCAACGTATAaagaaattttatatatgtccAAATATATGcctattaaaaaatatttttatttaaacaatGGTATTATAAGTTTCTTAACAGAAGCATATATCcaagaaataattattaccaaaaatataagagaaaatatatgcttaaatataatgaaagaaaattatatttctattaatgaaaattatagTAATGAAATAATTCCATATACTTGTTTTATTTGTAATGATtatcaatataaaaatatagaaaaaaattatactcgcaatgataatttaaataatgacaattcattatttaattcgcaaatagataataatgaaaatgaaactaatgtagaaatattatttaaaaaatctataaatgaaaataataaattaaaaaatgctATTGTATTTTATGTACCAATATTGGAGATAGAGAAATCTATAAGTGATAATTTGTTAAGTCTAAAATTCcactttttaattatttcttataaggaaaaaatatatatttacaatatattaaaaggtgtattatatgaaatatgtagtaatattttattgtgtagaaatgaaaaaaataataatgatatatatgatgatgaaaTTAATTCTGAACATGAatgtaaacaaaataaacaaTTGTATGATATTTTTGAAAAGATTAAACATATGCAATtggatataaaatataaaatggaaaatattgaaaataaaaaagattttcaaaatgtatatgatgatttatatattcgtGATGTACTTattgaaaagaataaaatagaaaaagatgaagaaaataaatcgAATATAttgacaaataaaaaaaatactacCATTAATAACATAtcaaatgaacaaaattatataaataataaagtgGAAAATGTTGAAagtgaatatttaaaatgtttaaatgataaaagattagaatataaatattataataattatgaaaaattaagtagatttcaaaaaaataaaatttttataataccgGGAAGTCAAATGTGGACCTTACGTCTAATTTGA
- a CDS encoding vacuolar protein sorting-associated protein 46, putative, with protein MGNKLSTEDHIFRLKLKTKELEKLSQRSELEEKKLIGDVKKAIQAGKIELARLYAEKCIRKKNEKVNYLNLSNKLDVLVSRLEGAHRCASLVKDVGVMIPLIQKINAETNAIKIGNDVTKLENIFDEISISSELINDTVQTSSAISAPTEEVDELISKIADEHALKLDGQIGSVHPINKHLEEISNMSERIKNLK; from the exons ATGGGTAACAAATTATCTACAGAAGACCATATCTTCcgtttaaaattaaaaacaaaagaatTA GAAAAATTATCTCAAAGGTCAGaattagaagaaaaaaaattaataggAGATGTAAAGAAGGCTATACAAGCAGGAAAAATTGAGTTGGCCAg ATTATATGCTGAAAAATgcataagaaaaaaaaatgaaaaagttaACTATTTGAACTTAAGTAACAAATTGGATGTTCTTGTCTCTCGATTAGAGGGAGCACATCGGTGTGCTTCT ctTGTAAAAGATGTTGGGGTCATGATTCCtctaatacaaaaaataaatgcaGAAACGAATGCAATTAAAATAGGAAATGATGTAACGAAGCtggaaaatatttttgacgAAATA AGTATTAGTTCTGAATTAATAAATGACACTGTTCAAACCTCATCCGCAATAAGTGCGCCAACAGAAGAG GTTGATGAATTAATATCCAAAATTGCCGACGAACATGCCTTAAAACTGGACGGACAAATCGGATCTGTTCATCCTATAAACAAg cACCTAGAAGAAATATCTAATATGAGTGAAAGGATAAAAAActtaaaatga